Proteins encoded in a region of the Triplophysa rosa linkage group LG6, Trosa_1v2, whole genome shotgun sequence genome:
- the LOC130555650 gene encoding uncharacterized protein LOC130555650: MVAYNVYRYRQHIIFTFSVLKVNMHKKVMFFPGKVKVVFRKGPLGYLLQEPTDEARLIKNNPSLQDKSALMKEDLVRQNALTVVRQRGGDASDKKEVLGEYILQFGKYKDKSFRWLLENDMGYTIYLMKTLHQEEAAGDFMAEGHSKTNLVSFVRYAHSFQEIESLLSYVSRTPAAPAASSEDEQLVGFGARAKSTWQNIWKCRSDGYASFVLGASCVQGTRMHKLQQYLRKKQQQQEELICMPVS, encoded by the coding sequence ATGGTTGCTTACAATGTATATAGGTACAGACAACatataatttttactttttctgtCTTAAAGGTCAACATGCACAAAAAAGTCATGTTTTTCCCTGGAAAAGTCAAAGTTGTGTTCCGTAAGGGGCCTCTAGGGTATCTCCTTCAGGAGCCAACTGATGAGGCTAGGCTGATTAAAAACAACCCATCACTGCAGGACAAGTCAGCACTAATGAAGGAGGACCTTGTCAGACAAAACGCTCTGACTGTGGTCCGCCAGAGAGGAGGTGATGCCTCAGACAAAAAAGAGGTGTTGGGCGAATACATTCTCCAGTTTGGAAAATACAAGGACAAGTCCTTCCGGTGGCTGCTTGAGAATGACATGGGGTACACCATATATCTGATGAAGACCCTGCATCAGGAAGAGGCTGCCGGAGACTTCATGGCAGAGGGACACAGCAAAACCAACCTTGTGTCATTTGTCAGATATGCTCACAGCTTTCAGGAAATTGAGTCTCTTCTTAGCTATGTGTCGAGAACCCCGGCTGCACCAGCAGCCTCGTCCGAGGATGAACAACTGGTTGGTTTCGGGGCTCGTGCCAAGAGCACATGGCAGAATATTTGGAAATGCAGGTCTGATGGATATGCATCCTTTGTATTGGGGGCAAGCTGTGTCCAAGGGACACGGATGCACAAACTGCAGCAATACCTGCGGAaaaagcagcagcagcaggagGAGCTGATCTGTATGCCTGTGTCATAA
- the LOC130555648 gene encoding probable transcription-associated protein 1: MNATIQRALGKLVNSKPNTWDQYLDAVMFGLRTKKQITTKHSPFFLMFGREARYPSEIPEHYQVGTEVEEVVAEEEVFSGIKQQEKIFQVLRKQNVDAAEKRKQDSREKIQCTYNTGDLVWRQNVRSQQRKGGKLDPDFLGPFTVTKVEGKSADLVDSCGKVLPKVSIDHLKPYIEEMPRIPRKIKANRKAHHITTASTTLSASAATIPASTTTNASTISSASTTINASTTSSTTDASMTSSTSTTTDASTTSSATITTNASTTSSASITINASTTSSTFTTTNASTTSSNATTTNASMTSSATTTTLASNISHDTIESYIRDAWNGKAPHVLVSRIGPYAVFFGDIARTAPNQELEDSVMNSYLLILARRYNETHLEEALSIDSFEMSQIWKNEKTKLKIDPMRFNII, translated from the exons ATGAATGCAACAATACAGAG GGCCCTGGGGAAACTTGTGAACAGCAAACCAAACACATGGGACCAGTATTTGGATGCAGTGATGTTTGGGCTCAGAACGAAAAAGCAAATCACAACCAAACACTCTCCGTTTTTCCTTATGTTTGGCAGAGAGGCCCGCTATCCCTCAGAAATCCCAGAGCACTACCAG GTTGGCACTGAGGTGGAGGAAGTGGTTGCAGAAGAGGAGGTCTTTTCCGGGATAAAAcaacaggaaaaaatatttcaagttttaCGGAAACAAAATGTGGATGCAgcagagaaaagaaaacaggaCAGCCGTGAAAAAATCCAGTGCACATACAACACTGGTGATCTTGTATGGAGACAGAATGTAAGATCACAGCAACGCAAAGGTGGAAAGCTGGATCCTGACTTCCTTGGACCCTTTACAGTGACAAAAGTTGAAGGGAAATCTGCTGACCTCGTGGATAGCTGCGGCAAAGTTCTCCCCAAGGTCAGCATAGACCATCTAAAACCCTACATAGAGGAGATGCCAAGAATTCCTCGTAAGATAAAGGCAAACAGAAAAGCTCATCACATCACCACAGCCTCCACCACTCTCTCCGCCTCTGCCGCCACCATCCCTGCCTCCACTACCACCAATGCCTCCACGATCTCATCTGCCTCCACTACCATCAATGCCTCCACGACCTCATCTACCACCGATGCCTCCATGACCTCATCTACCTCCACTACCACCGATGCCTCCACGACCTCATCTGCCACCATTACCACCAATGCCTCCACGACCTCATCTGCCTCCATTACCATCAATGCCTCCACGACCTCATCTACCTTCACTACCACCAATGCCTCCACGACCTCATCTAACGCCACTACCACCAATGCCTCCATGACCTCATCTGCTACCACTACCACCCTAGCCTCTAACATATCGCATGATACCATTGAAAGTT ACATAAGAGATGCTTGGAATGGGAAGGCTCCTCATGTTCTTGTGTCAAGAATTGGACCCTATGCAGTTTTTTTTGGGGACATAGCAAGAACTGCCCCAAATCAAGAATTAGAGGATTCG GTTATGAATTCATATTTGCTAATTCTTGCGAGACGATACAACGAGACCCATCTGGAGGAGGCACTCTCTATAGATTCGTTTGAAATGTCCCAAATCTGGAAAAATGAAAAGACCAAATTGAAG ATTGATCCTATGAGGTTCAACATTATTTAG